One window of Desulfarculus baarsii DSM 2075 genomic DNA carries:
- a CDS encoding polyprenyl synthetase family protein, with protein sequence MSVDLKQYLAQRRQMVDAALEAWLPADESGGVILKAMRYSLFAGGKRLRPILCLAGAEAVGGDPRRAMFCACALEMIHTYSLIHDDLPAMDDDDYRRGVPTNHKVFGQGMAVLAGDGLLTQAMVLLTDAAAVGDLPAERARQAANVVMRAAGHLGMVGGQAADLLAETMEPDLAMVDYIHARKTGALICASLEAGGILAGADRDRLSRLVRYGRRIGLAFQIADDLLDLEGDAETLGKATGADAAKGKMTYPAVLGPAQARQTGQRLVEEAVAIIAELGPPARPLELLAHYIMSRTH encoded by the coding sequence ATGAGCGTGGACTTGAAACAATACCTGGCCCAGCGTCGCCAGATGGTCGACGCGGCCCTGGAGGCCTGGTTGCCGGCCGACGAATCGGGCGGGGTGATCCTCAAGGCCATGCGCTACAGCCTTTTTGCCGGCGGCAAGCGCCTGCGCCCGATTTTGTGCCTGGCCGGGGCCGAGGCCGTGGGCGGCGACCCCCGACGGGCGATGTTCTGCGCCTGCGCCCTGGAGATGATCCACACCTATTCGTTGATCCACGACGATCTGCCGGCCATGGACGACGACGACTATCGCCGGGGCGTGCCGACCAACCACAAGGTCTTTGGCCAGGGCATGGCCGTGTTGGCCGGCGACGGCCTGTTGACCCAGGCCATGGTCCTGCTGACCGACGCCGCCGCCGTCGGCGACCTGCCGGCCGAGCGCGCGCGCCAGGCGGCCAACGTGGTCATGCGGGCGGCGGGACATCTGGGCATGGTCGGCGGTCAGGCCGCCGATCTGCTGGCCGAAACCATGGAGCCCGATCTGGCCATGGTCGACTACATCCACGCCCGCAAGACCGGGGCCTTGATCTGCGCTTCGCTGGAGGCCGGCGGCATCCTGGCCGGGGCCGATCGGGACAGGCTGAGCCGCCTGGTGCGCTACGGCCGACGCATCGGCCTGGCTTTCCAGATCGCCGACGATCTGCTGGACCTGGAAGGAGACGCCGAGACCCTGGGCAAGGCCACCGGCGCCGACGCGGCCAAGGGCAAGATGACCTATCCCGCCGTGCTGGGCCCGGCCCAGGCCCGTCAAACCGGCCAGCGCCTGGTGGAGGAGGCGGTCGCGATCATCGCCGAACTGGGCCCTCCCGCCCGACCCCTGGAGCTTTTGGCCCACTACATCATGTCCAGGACGCACTAG
- a CDS encoding exodeoxyribonuclease VII small subunit, which produces MAGAKKQQGFEASLGRLEEIVQSLENDDLTLEQSLKLFEEGVALAEACGKRLDEAEQKVVLLARGDGVPRQTPLEPGEAAEE; this is translated from the coding sequence ATGGCTGGAGCCAAAAAACAACAGGGCTTCGAGGCCTCGTTGGGCCGCCTGGAAGAGATCGTCCAGAGCCTGGAAAATGACGACCTGACCCTGGAGCAATCGCTCAAGCTCTTTGAGGAAGGCGTGGCCCTGGCCGAGGCCTGCGGCAAACGCCTCGACGAGGCCGAGCAAAAGGTGGTTTTGCTGGCCCGCGGCGACGGCGTTCCGCGGCAGACGCCGTTGGAGCCCGGCGAGGCGGCGGAGGAATGA
- a CDS encoding M23 family metallopeptidase, translating to MNRLALSLMLAFFVLCPGPAAAQMIHIWPTPLGKGQPAMVTACLRGSPARAEVEFLGRKTPLQRGARGCYYAVVAAPLDAPLGRQTLRVFADGRQAAAALITVKAMDYGVRRITVHKKFDDLSPAELEKYKKDQAKIAAAYSRRTPERYWSGPFIRPVPGVVVSKFGRRSVVNGVEKLPHSGVDLRAATGEPVKATAAGVVAVALDHYFGGQTIIIDHGQGVVSRYLHLSAMLVKEGQRVAKGQIIAEVGATGRVTGPHLDFGVGVGGARIDPLAWLELSRRYAAALEAN from the coding sequence GTGAATCGCCTGGCCCTGTCGTTGATGCTGGCTTTTTTTGTATTGTGCCCCGGCCCGGCCGCCGCGCAGATGATCCACATCTGGCCCACGCCACTGGGCAAGGGCCAGCCGGCCATGGTCACGGCCTGCCTGCGCGGCTCGCCGGCCCGGGCCGAGGTCGAATTTTTGGGCCGGAAAACGCCGTTGCAACGGGGCGCGCGGGGCTGCTACTACGCGGTGGTGGCCGCGCCGTTGGACGCGCCGTTGGGCCGTCAGACGCTGCGCGTCTTTGCCGACGGTCGCCAGGCGGCCGCCGCCCTGATCACGGTCAAGGCCATGGATTACGGCGTGCGGCGCATCACCGTGCACAAAAAATTCGACGACCTTTCGCCGGCCGAGCTGGAAAAATACAAAAAAGACCAGGCCAAGATCGCCGCCGCCTATTCCCGTCGCACGCCTGAAAGATATTGGTCGGGCCCCTTCATCCGGCCCGTGCCGGGGGTGGTGGTCAGCAAATTCGGCCGGCGCAGCGTGGTCAACGGCGTGGAAAAACTGCCCCACAGCGGCGTGGATCTGCGCGCGGCCACCGGCGAGCCGGTCAAGGCCACGGCCGCCGGCGTGGTGGCGGTGGCCCTGGATCACTACTTCGGCGGTCAGACCATCATCATCGACCACGGCCAGGGCGTGGTCAGCCGCTACTTGCATTTGTCGGCGATGTTGGTAAAAGAAGGCCAGCGCGTGGCAAAGGGCCAGATCATCGCCGAAGTCGGGGCCACGGGCAGAGTCACCGGACCGCACCTGGACTTTGGCGTGGGCGTGGGCGGCGCGCGCATCGATCCGCTGGCCTGGCTGGAGCTTAGCCGGCGCTACGCCGCCGCCTTGGAGGCGAACTGA
- the xseA gene encoding exodeoxyribonuclease VII large subunit: MEGLSLFTPRQVLGVSELLNRLKKQAEASFDFVWVEGEVSGLRRPASGHCYFSLKDDGGVLRAVMFRHQAGLLRFRLEDGQRVLCQGRLSVYVARGEVQLVVDTAEPLGAGALALAFEQLKRRLAAQGVFDAERKKPLPELPRRVAVVTSPTGAALRDFLKVVERRGQRLEVAVYPVQVQGEAAAGQMVVALAELAAWGWPEVIVLTRGGGSPEDLWAYNDEALALAIAACPLPVVSAVGHEIDVTIADLAADLRAPTPTAAAELLLAGREELTLRLKAARQALAMAMARSLARRRVDLRHLRRAMADPRRRLADHRQRLDDVSARLLMAQRTALAGRQARLHRLVGRLAQARPERRLTQAQGRLEGLRGRLWAAMIARLRGRRAAAELLRGRLRALGPLAVLGRGYALVFDEKGRLLREAAHTAPGRAIEVKLQHGALRAVVEEVVW; the protein is encoded by the coding sequence ATGGAAGGGCTGAGTCTGTTCACGCCGCGCCAGGTGCTGGGCGTTAGCGAACTGTTGAACCGCCTGAAAAAACAGGCCGAGGCCAGCTTTGATTTCGTCTGGGTGGAGGGCGAGGTCAGCGGCTTGCGCCGCCCGGCCAGCGGACATTGCTATTTCAGCCTGAAGGATGACGGCGGCGTGTTGCGGGCGGTGATGTTCCGCCATCAGGCCGGGTTGCTGCGTTTTCGGCTGGAGGACGGCCAGCGTGTGCTCTGTCAGGGGCGGCTGAGCGTCTACGTGGCCAGAGGCGAGGTGCAGTTGGTGGTCGACACGGCCGAGCCGCTGGGCGCGGGCGCGCTGGCGTTGGCCTTCGAGCAGCTCAAACGCCGCCTGGCGGCCCAGGGCGTTTTCGACGCCGAGCGCAAAAAGCCCCTGCCCGAGCTGCCCCGGCGTGTGGCCGTGGTCACTTCGCCGACGGGGGCGGCGTTGCGCGATTTCCTCAAGGTCGTCGAGCGGCGCGGCCAGCGCCTGGAGGTGGCGGTCTACCCCGTGCAGGTGCAGGGCGAGGCGGCCGCCGGCCAGATGGTCGTGGCCCTGGCCGAGTTGGCCGCCTGGGGCTGGCCCGAGGTTATTGTTTTGACCAGGGGCGGCGGCTCGCCCGAGGATCTATGGGCCTATAACGACGAGGCCCTGGCCCTGGCCATCGCCGCCTGCCCGTTGCCGGTGGTTTCGGCGGTGGGCCACGAGATCGACGTGACCATCGCCGACCTGGCGGCCGATCTGCGCGCGCCCACGCCCACGGCGGCCGCCGAGCTGCTGCTGGCCGGCCGCGAGGAACTGACGCTGCGCCTGAAGGCCGCGCGCCAGGCCCTGGCAATGGCCATGGCGCGTTCGTTGGCGCGGCGACGGGTCGATTTGCGCCATCTGCGGCGGGCCATGGCCGACCCTCGGCGGCGTCTGGCCGATCACCGCCAGCGCCTCGACGACGTTAGCGCCCGCCTGCTGATGGCCCAGCGAACGGCTTTGGCCGGGCGACAAGCGCGCTTGCACCGGTTGGTCGGCCGACTGGCCCAGGCCCGGCCCGAGCGCCGCTTGACCCAGGCCCAGGGCCGCTTGGAGGGCTTGCGCGGCCGCTTGTGGGCGGCCATGATCGCCCGTTTGCGCGGGCGGCGGGCGGCGGCGGAACTTTTGCGCGGCCGCTTGCGGGCGCTGGGTCCGCTGGCCGTGTTGGGCCGGGGCTATGCGTTGGTCTTTGACGAAAAGGGTCGGCTGTTGCGCGAGGCGGCCCATACCGCGCCCGGCCGGGCCATCGAGGTTAAACTGCAACACGGGGCCTTGCGCGCCGTGGTCGAGGAGGTTGTGTGGTGA
- a CDS encoding SPOR domain-containing protein: MNSFRPLCLAALALGALWPTGAWGLSVDQVLKLRQAGVGDATIGVMLDNELAAARQGASGRYEVGGAAGKGLIIYRAASPQGQVDYPVEVVEAGASMEQVGVALNAPRRAAKPAAGGGLTLQLRSYRQEDEAREYMAVLAKKGVQAQTARVDLGERGVWHRVFVTGLADKAAAQALGASLQKQGLAESYWIGQ; encoded by the coding sequence ATGAACTCTTTCCGACCGCTTTGCCTGGCCGCCTTGGCGCTGGGGGCCCTGTGGCCGACCGGGGCCTGGGGCCTGAGCGTGGACCAAGTGCTCAAGCTGCGCCAGGCCGGTGTCGGCGACGCCACCATCGGCGTGATGCTCGACAACGAACTGGCCGCCGCCCGTCAGGGCGCTTCGGGCCGCTACGAGGTCGGCGGGGCGGCGGGCAAGGGGCTGATCATCTACCGCGCCGCCTCGCCCCAGGGCCAGGTGGATTATCCCGTGGAGGTGGTCGAGGCCGGCGCATCCATGGAGCAAGTCGGCGTGGCCCTCAACGCGCCGCGCAGGGCGGCCAAGCCGGCGGCCGGCGGCGGGCTGACCTTGCAACTGCGCAGCTATCGCCAGGAAGACGAGGCCCGGGAATACATGGCCGTTTTGGCCAAAAAGGGCGTGCAAGCGCAAACGGCCAGGGTCGATCTGGGTGAGCGCGGTGTGTGGCACCGGGTCTTTGTCACTGGCCTGGCCGACAAGGCCGCCGCCCAGGCCTTGGGCGCGTCGCTGCAAAAGCAGGGCCTGGCCGAGAGTTATTGGATCGGCCAGTGA
- a CDS encoding class I SAM-dependent RNA methyltransferase produces the protein MMDQQSDTQELLLKIEQLSAGGRGLARLDDGKVVFVAGALAGETVAARIVNDKKDFAEAVCRRVFEPSPRRVQARCPAYGACGGCDLMHLDYAGQLEAKAQWLDRALGRLPGMPPAVAWPSPRQWGWRNRVRFQVRGNRIGFFQRGGHYLEPLRDCPVAHPAISRFLAALAPEVTSGQHRSLAWVEVLANDDDGPFATMGVGAGAKLNNAMKRGLRLAATQAGAKMTRLCRGENLEQWDPGPDNGLLYHSDGQLQLRAYPGLFCQVNLGLNQRLMGLVLEAAGQLPPGEALDLFAGGGNFALPLAQAGWQVCAVEAQPQAAQVMLWQARRAELDERLEILWTQAADAVGRLTSSGRRFDLVVLDPPRAGAKGLMDQVAALAPKRVAYVSCHPAALARDAKELLGYGYAPVALHALDMFPQTSHVEALLILDRP, from the coding sequence ATGATGGATCAACAAAGCGACACTCAAGAGCTATTGCTGAAGATCGAACAGCTTTCCGCCGGTGGTCGGGGGTTGGCCCGCCTTGACGACGGCAAGGTGGTTTTCGTGGCCGGGGCCCTGGCCGGCGAGACCGTGGCGGCCAGGATCGTCAACGACAAGAAAGATTTCGCCGAAGCCGTCTGTCGGCGGGTTTTCGAGCCATCGCCCCGGCGCGTCCAGGCGCGCTGTCCGGCCTATGGCGCTTGCGGCGGTTGCGACCTGATGCACCTGGATTACGCGGGCCAGCTCGAGGCCAAGGCCCAATGGCTCGACCGGGCCTTGGGCCGCCTGCCGGGCATGCCGCCGGCCGTGGCGTGGCCATCACCCCGGCAGTGGGGCTGGCGCAACCGCGTGCGTTTTCAGGTGCGCGGCAACCGCATCGGCTTTTTTCAGCGCGGCGGGCACTATCTCGAGCCCCTGCGCGACTGCCCGGTGGCCCATCCGGCCATCAGCCGTTTTTTGGCCGCCTTGGCCCCGGAGGTCACCAGCGGCCAGCATCGCAGCCTGGCCTGGGTCGAGGTCTTGGCCAACGACGATGACGGGCCCTTCGCGACCATGGGCGTCGGCGCCGGGGCCAAACTGAATAACGCCATGAAACGCGGCCTGCGCCTGGCCGCCACCCAGGCCGGGGCCAAGATGACCCGCCTCTGCCGGGGCGAAAACCTGGAGCAATGGGATCCCGGCCCGGACAATGGCCTGCTTTATCATTCTGACGGCCAACTGCAACTGCGGGCCTATCCCGGCCTGTTCTGCCAGGTCAACCTGGGCCTCAACCAGCGGCTGATGGGCCTGGTGCTGGAAGCCGCCGGCCAACTGCCGCCGGGCGAAGCGTTGGATTTGTTCGCCGGCGGCGGCAATTTCGCCTTGCCGTTGGCCCAGGCCGGCTGGCAAGTCTGCGCGGTGGAGGCCCAACCCCAGGCCGCCCAGGTCATGCTCTGGCAAGCTCGGCGGGCCGAGCTGGACGAGCGCCTGGAGATATTGTGGACCCAGGCCGCCGACGCGGTCGGCCGCCTGACGTCCAGCGGCCGGCGTTTCGACCTGGTGGTGCTGGATCCGCCCAGGGCCGGGGCCAAGGGCCTGATGGATCAGGTGGCCGCCCTGGCCCCCAAGCGGGTGGCCTATGTCTCGTGCCATCCGGCGGCCCTGGCCCGCGACGCCAAGGAATTGCTGGGCTATGGCTACGCGCCCGTGGCCCTGCACGCCCTGGACATGTTCCCCCAGACCAGCCACGTGGAGGCCCTTTTGATCTTGGACCGGCCGTAG
- a CDS encoding HDOD domain-containing protein, giving the protein MTNKYIKGLRYVPSLPTVLAKIMALLDDEKTSVADLEAVIVRDQALTSKVLSIANSAYWGLRHEVVSIERATVLLGFEEISNICLGAGLIGFLHPSIFRNREGAEQLWLHTLAVAEAAQAISREMAFIEAGSAFTAGLLHDLGKAVLAAFHPGDVEDVLRLMQREKLSFRQAEMANECDHAAIGGELAQHWGIPASLGQVMAMHHEPPPDAQLEPLVAAVHAADYLVRDMGIGDSGNPDKPTVEARVLDWLGLGDSLLRSIKRDLAWRRPAIEDLWKELIS; this is encoded by the coding sequence GTGACGAACAAGTATATCAAGGGCCTTAGATACGTTCCGTCTCTTCCGACGGTCTTGGCCAAGATCATGGCCCTGCTCGATGACGAAAAGACATCGGTGGCCGACCTGGAGGCCGTGATCGTTCGCGATCAGGCCCTCACTTCCAAGGTGCTCTCCATCGCCAACTCGGCCTATTGGGGCCTGCGCCACGAGGTGGTCAGCATCGAGCGGGCCACGGTGCTGCTGGGCTTCGAGGAGATCAGCAACATCTGCCTGGGGGCCGGCCTGATCGGCTTTTTGCACCCGTCGATCTTCCGCAACCGCGAGGGGGCCGAGCAGCTCTGGCTGCACACCCTGGCCGTGGCCGAGGCGGCTCAGGCCATCAGCCGCGAGATGGCCTTCATCGAGGCCGGTTCGGCCTTCACCGCCGGGCTGTTGCACGACCTGGGCAAGGCCGTGCTCGCCGCCTTCCACCCCGGCGACGTCGAGGATGTCCTGCGCCTGATGCAGCGCGAAAAACTGAGCTTCCGCCAAGCCGAAATGGCCAACGAGTGCGACCACGCGGCCATCGGCGGCGAGTTGGCCCAGCATTGGGGCATCCCCGCCTCGCTGGGCCAGGTCATGGCCATGCACCACGAGCCGCCGCCCGACGCCCAATTGGAGCCGCTGGTGGCGGCCGTGCACGCGGCCGACTACCTGGTGCGCGACATGGGCATCGGCGATTCGGGCAACCCCGACAAGCCAACGGTGGAAGCGCGGGTGCTCGACTGGCTGGGCCTGGGCGATAGCCTCCTGCGCTCCATCAAGCGCGACCTGGCCTGGCGGCGGCCGGCCATCGAAGACCTCTGGAAAGAGCTGATCAGCTAA
- a CDS encoding carbohydrate kinase family protein, with protein sequence MQIFISGSLAYDRIMNFGGRFSDHILPDKIHVLNVSFNVNGLKEHLGGTAGNIAYGLAQLGQRPSVLGCLGRDGQRYLDWLDAHGIETGFIRTVDEEYTAGAFITTDMADNQITGFNPGAMNHSCRFDAQRLDPAEAVVIISPGNLEDMTTLPEQCRRRGARFIFDPGQALNILDGEPLAKAIEGAMMFISNDYELEMTLRKTGLSLDELRAKVGCIVSTKAEHGSVVLNGSVRASIPAAPTDQVNDPTGAGDAYRAGLLAAMAKGRDLVEACRWGAALASFAVSCFGTQEYTVDLAEFQRRLKAIGGGEADL encoded by the coding sequence ATGCAGATATTCATTTCCGGTTCGTTGGCTTACGACCGCATCATGAACTTCGGCGGCCGTTTTTCCGATCACATCTTGCCCGACAAGATCCACGTGCTAAACGTCAGCTTCAACGTCAACGGGCTCAAGGAGCATCTGGGCGGCACCGCCGGCAACATCGCCTACGGCCTGGCCCAATTGGGCCAGCGGCCCAGCGTTTTGGGCTGCCTGGGCCGCGACGGCCAACGCTATCTGGATTGGCTGGACGCCCACGGCATCGAAACCGGTTTCATCCGCACCGTCGACGAGGAATACACCGCCGGCGCCTTCATCACCACCGACATGGCCGACAACCAGATCACCGGCTTCAATCCCGGGGCCATGAACCACTCCTGCCGTTTCGACGCCCAGCGCCTGGACCCGGCCGAGGCCGTGGTGATCATCTCGCCGGGCAACCTGGAAGACATGACCACCCTGCCCGAGCAGTGCCGCCGCCGCGGCGCGCGCTTCATCTTCGACCCCGGCCAGGCCCTCAACATCCTGGATGGCGAACCCCTGGCCAAGGCCATCGAGGGGGCGATGATGTTCATCTCCAACGACTACGAACTGGAGATGACCCTGCGCAAGACAGGCTTGAGCCTTGACGAGTTGCGCGCCAAGGTCGGCTGCATCGTCTCCACCAAGGCCGAGCACGGTTCGGTGGTGCTGAACGGCTCCGTCCGGGCCAGCATCCCTGCCGCGCCCACCGACCAGGTCAACGACCCCACTGGCGCCGGCGACGCCTACCGCGCCGGCTTGCTGGCGGCCATGGCCAAGGGCCGCGACCTGGTCGAGGCCTGCCGCTGGGGCGCGGCGTTGGCCTCGTTTGCCGTGTCGTGCTTTGGCACCCAGGAGTATACGGTCGATTTGGCGGAATTTCAGCGGCGGCTGAAGGCCATCGGCGGCGGGGAGGCGGACCTGTGA